TTCATTTGTACTACATTTCATAGAAAATCTGCCATCCACTCCAGCCTCTTGATAGAAATTCTTTGGTGTAATCAGACAAACTTTAGGGCAAACAAAATCCTAGAAGGTTTAAGTGGACATGACATAGCAATCCTCCGTTTTTCCTATTCTCGCATTTTTCCAATCATGTGGATCAACCTAAATTCATTGCAACCTACACGATCGACCATTTTGTACAAGCGAGCAAGCTGACAATCATAAAACATGTGTCTCATTGTCTCATGGTTTTGTTACTTAGAAGTTGCTTGTATAAAAAACGGTTTTTGCTATTTAGAAGTTGCTTGTTTTGTAGTTTGAAATCACTCAACGTGTTGGCTCTCGTATCTTAATCCAACAACAACGTCGTGTGAGAGAAGAGTGGGGATGGTACCtatgttttagtttaaataCTCTAATGCATCAATTGAGATTTAAACATTTTTCGTCATAGTCGGAAGTCAGATGCCAGAGAAATGCccactttcaaaaaaatctagaataaaaatattaaaaaccAAGAAGTACCCGATACAAAATTTCGAAGAAAGACGACATAAAcataaaaaacagaaaataaatgcGAGGTTAGCGAGCGTTCACGTGGACGTACGTGTGTGcggtgaaaagaaaaaggtctGCGAAACATGAACCACATCTGGACGTACCGGCTGCGAATTCTCTTTTTCGAAACATGAATAGACAAACAACACTGTTCTTGCAGTACACGCTCTGTTCTTCCAGGGTGTCACAAATGTCCCATGGTTTGTTTAGCCGCTGTTAATTACGTACTCCGTATTTTGGTTCTCTCCGGAAAGTAAATACGGAGTGAGTTTATTTTAGAATAAGTAATCCGCATCCTTTTCTCTCTCGAGATCAGAGATTGCACATGGTGCATTCTCGTGCGCCGCATCCCAAAAATTCGATCGGACCCCAAGGTCGCTGCTGTGCGTGCCATGAATGGTCAAGGATATGGATGATCTTCAAAAATGCAGCTGCTGCTATTGGTCGGCTGGTTGGGACGTGATCTCCTCGAACCGGCCGTGGAGCCCCGCGCACCGGCAACCCCGGTGCCCCGCCGACGACATGAACTCCAGcagcgagccgccgccgccgccgtacgaCGACGGCCGGCAATTGTCGCAGCACGGCGCGTCCGGGGCGCCGTCCATGCCTGGTGAAGCaggacccgccgccgcccattcCGGCACCAGGGCGCCGACCTCGGCGTCGATGATCCCGGCGATGCGCGCCACCTCGTGGCCGGTGACGATGTCCAGCTCCCCCGCCATCTCCGCCGCCACGCTCTGCGCCGTGTCGGCGCCCACGTCGAACGGGAAGTAGATGCTCCGGACCAGGCCTGATCTGTCGGCAATGCGCAGCCGCAGGAAGATGCCCCCGTCCTCCATCCTCCTCCCCTTGATCTTCatctccacgccgccgccaacatCATCGCCGTTGCAGTCGACTTCGTGCTCATCGAACAGCAGCTCAACCCCATGGTACCTGGCGCTCTCACCACCATCATCCTCGCCTTCGTCGTCGCAATACGATCTATCCGCCGACAGcgtgtcttcctcctcctcgccgttgATGCTTTTCGATAGTCCGTTGCTCGGCGTAGATCCGCCATTGCTGTCGGcatggtgctggtgctggtacTCCTCCTGAAAAGAAGGCTGGCGATGGAGAGGATGATAATAATCGTGCACCACATCCCCTGGATCAGAGAAGCTTCCGCCGATCTGCAGGAAACGGTCATAGAGCAGCTCCCTGGCGGCGGGCCtccgcgacgccggcgccaGGCACCTGTCGATGAatcgcctcgccgccgggtCCCTCACCTTGTACAGAGCTTCAGGCCTTATCCCCTGCAAATCCATCCCCTTAATTTCAGCTTAGCCGCCATGATTATGGGTTGAGCAAGTAAGGAAGAAGGAAGTGGATGAGAGATTGGTCCGTGCGTACGGCCATGGCTTTGTTGTAGATTTggaggggggaggaggagcactcGGCGTAGGGGAATTCCAGGGTGAGCATCTCGAGCACGCACATCCCGAAGGAGTAGACGTCGGCGCGGCCGTCGACGTAGTCCTCGCCGCCGTAGACCTCGGGCGCCATGAACTCGGGCGTGCggaaggcggcgaggccgaGACCGAGGTCGCCGATCTTGGCCTCGCCCTTGTGGCCGTTGACGAAGATGTTGGCGCAGCTGAggtccccgtggacgacggGCGGGGAGTGGCCCTGCAGGTAGGCTAAACCCTCCAGGATCTGCCGGGACCagcgccgcaccgccgccatgctcACCACCCGGTGCTTCTCCCTGTACTGGCGGAGGGTTCCGGACGAGAAGAGCTCCGTGAGGAAGTTGagggtgcggcggcgcgggtcgaCCCAGGCGGCGTGGAGCCGCATCAGGGCCCGGTGCCGGAGCGCCGCCAGGAGGCGGACCTCGCCGTAGAGGCGGTccaggtcgccgccgccgccggcgcttcGCAGGAAGTCGTGGAGGCGCACCTGGTTCCACGCCACCTCGATGCCCTGCCACTCGTCGAACCCCCTGTACCTGCACCCTCACACCAGCAGTCACCGCCATTAATCAGCACACGCAGACCATTCGAGAAGAAAGTGGTCAAGCTTAATTAGGCGGAGATGGTCTTGATAATTACACGGTCTTTGCGGAGCCCTTGCCGAGAACCTCGTCGTACTGCagcgcgaggaggagaagcgaGAAGGGGAAGAACATTCGTCAGaggcagcttttttttttccgataaAGCAGAGAGGCAGCTGgactggaggaagaagacgatggAACGATGATGAAGCTGGGAATCAAAATGCAACGTACCCTGCCGTATCTTCCAGTGGGATCGACCTCCGCATACCCTACTGGCGGGTCACCGGCCTGCGGCAGCTGCGGGGCGCCATGGCTCCTCTGCCGTGGTCTCGTCCTTGACGCCGCCCCATGGCAGCTCCTCGCTTGCTCAGGCATTGCTTCCCAGTGGAGAGGAGCTGAGGCCtgaggagatcgaggaggaggaagcggaggctgccggccggccggcaggggCGGGGGCGTGGCACGCGGAGTGGGATCTCGAGGGCGGCAGAGGCAGAGCACCTCTCGCTCTCTCGTTCTGTCGTTAATTAAGCGTgacgatttttttaatatagtACGCTAATGGAGTTTGTGGAGGAGGTAGTAGAGCAGAGGCGCCGGTGCTTCCTAAGCTTGGGAATTTGTAGCTGGATGCATGGAATCCTGCCTGGAACTATAAAAATATGCAGCAAATCTATGTGCAGAAACGGGCAAACGTGATAAGACGAGGGAGTATGAATACGCCGTACCCGCACCCTTGTCGGACGGGGTTCGGCAATGGATTGCCAATGCTGTAGTTGGCGACTATCAAAGGATTAATCTACTctcactccgtcccaaatCCACTCCACTGATTTGGGACGTCTCTTTGCGGCGGCGTTAGGCGGAGTAGAGAATGCGTTCAGAAGGAAAAGAATTGCTCCTATCAAGCAAGTGGCATGATAGCGACAGAAATCAAAGTGACGCAGTGTTAAGAGAAACCACAAGAGCACACGACTTGCAAATAAGCTTAACATGGATGGATGTCAATCGACTCGGCACCTGATGTTGTGATCGATCGtgctatatactccctccgtttcataaagattggcatgaATTTGAACTAAAGCTAGTTTAAATCCGtaccaatctttatggaacggagggagtacaaaactACCGCAGGCCAAGCATATGGGTACAAAAGGGAGACGCACACACTTGACTTTGATTACCACAGACGTCTTGCAGattttctgtcagctgttgtAGCTTCACTTGCCTAGATGAGTCAGGATCCTGCTGATGATCGCCTCTTTCTTACCGGAAACTGGGAGGCCATGCGCCGTCAGGTAGGATTTTAAATCCATCACCGTCATTTCCTTGAGCTGCAAGATCGCAGGTTCAGAATTTTATACAACACAAACATCAGTGTGGTTTAACTTGGGGTTTGGATGAATGGCATGCTTCAGAGAGACCGATGGAAATCCAATTTAAACGTGCATGTTGTTCATAAATCTTTTGGATGAAACGATGCAGCATATTAGTTTTAGATGTGTAAGCTTTGCGTTTTATGTTATCTCAATCTCATTGAACATGCCAATGATTCTTGGTGGATCTATGGTGCATAAAATGCAAAGGTACAGCATATGTTGCTGCTATAGCTAGTGTTGGAACTACAGCAACAGGTAGAGGAACTGGCGACTATCAACAGATTAATTTATCCGATAATAGTTTTGCGTATAAAGCAGTTCTTGGCAAAATTTAGTGCTTAACAAACTCGAAGAAC
This is a stretch of genomic DNA from Brachypodium distachyon strain Bd21 chromosome 1, Brachypodium_distachyon_v3.0, whole genome shotgun sequence. It encodes these proteins:
- the LOC100828759 gene encoding probable serine/threonine-protein kinase WNK3 — its product is MPEQARSCHGAASRTRPRQRSHGAPQLPQAGDPPVGYAEVDPTGRYGRYDEVLGKGSAKTVYRGFDEWQGIEVAWNQVRLHDFLRSAGGGGDLDRLYGEVRLLAALRHRALMRLHAAWVDPRRRTLNFLTELFSSGTLRQYREKHRVVSMAAVRRWSRQILEGLAYLQGHSPPVVHGDLSCANIFVNGHKGEAKIGDLGLGLAAFRTPEFMAPEVYGGEDYVDGRADVYSFGMCVLEMLTLEFPYAECSSSPLQIYNKAMAGIRPEALYKVRDPAARRFIDRCLAPASRRPAARELLYDRFLQIGGSFSDPGDVVHDYYHPLHRQPSFQEEYQHQHHADSNGGSTPSNGLSKSINGEEEEDTLSADRSYCDDEGEDDGGESARYHGVELLFDEHEVDCNGDDVGGGVEMKIKGRRMEDGGIFLRLRIADRSGLVRSIYFPFDVGADTAQSVAAEMAGELDIVTGHEVARIAGIIDAEVGALVPEWAAAGPASPGMDGAPDAPCCDNCRPSSYGGGGGSLLEFMSSAGHRGCRCAGLHGRFEEITSQPADQ